Genomic segment of Helicobacter enhydrae:
GCCGCATTACCTGCTGTAACCATCGGTGCAGGTTACAAATATCTCTTCTAAAAAGTGGTGGGCTTAGCCCCACTCGCTTAGCAACAAGCATTTTTGATTGATAGTGTTAAATGGAGTAAAAATGAAAAAGAAATTATTGAGCTTGATTCTTGCCTCTTGTGCATTGGTCTCTGTATCTCAAGCACGATTTTTTGTTGGAATCGAGGGTGGCTATACTGCCACAATTGCTGATGGCACAGGTTTGACTGCCAATAGTATGCGATTGGTGCTACCTGCTGTAGATACCGTTTTCAAAGCTTTTGATCATGGGGTCAAGGGGTATAGTGTTGGCGGAGTTTTTGGATCAGAAAATTTTTGGGGAGATTATTTGGGCACACGCTGGGGGATTGATGTGGGCTACACTTCGGTATATACAAAAGCCACGAATGTTGTATCAGAGTTTTTGAATGTGGGTTGGAGCTCTGATGTATTGGTCAATTTTGTCAATACAGGGGCGTTTAGCTTGGGGATTTTTGGTGGAGCAAGCACGGATTATCATTACGATATGAGAGCATCAGAACGATGTGCAAACCAAAAAGCTATAGCATCACATTTGCTTGATTTTTCTTGGCGTGCAGGAGTGAGTGCAATGCTTGCCAATCATCATCGTTTGGAATTTTTGGCAAAAATGTATCTTGGCTCATTAAATATTGCTACAGATAGG
This window contains:
- a CDS encoding outer membrane beta-barrel protein; translated protein: MKKKLLSLILASCALVSVSQARFFVGIEGGYTATIADGTGLTANSMRLVLPAVDTVFKAFDHGVKGYSVGGVFGSENFWGDYLGTRWGIDVGYTSVYTKATNVVSEFLNVGWSSDVLVNFVNTGAFSLGIFGGASTDYHYDMRASERCANQKAIASHLLDFSWRAGVSAMLANHHRLEFLAKMYLGSLNIATDRAVLGGVRVPVHSSLMASYKFVF